In Pongo abelii isolate AG06213 chromosome 5, NHGRI_mPonAbe1-v2.0_pri, whole genome shotgun sequence, a single genomic region encodes these proteins:
- the BAG6 gene encoding large proline-rich protein BAG6 isoform X13 gives MEPSDSTSTAVEEPDSLEVLVKTLDSQTRTFIVGAQMNVKEFKEHIAASVSIPSEKQRLIYQGRVLQDDKKLQEYNVGGKVIHLVERAPPQTQLPSGASSGTGSASATHGGGPPPGTRGPGASVHDRNANSYVMVGTFNLPSEPRVRLVMAQHMIRDIQTLLSRMECRGGPQPQHSQPPPQPPAVTPEPVALSSQTSEPVESETPPREPMEAEEVEERAPAQNPELTPGPAPAGPTPAAETNAPNHPSPAEYVEVLQELQRLESRLQPFLQRYYEVLGVAATTDYNNNHEGREEDQRLINLVGESLRLLGNTFVALSDLRCNLACAPPRHLHVVRPMSHYTTPMVLQQAAIPIQINVGTTVTMTGNGTRPPPTPNAEAPPPGPGQASSVAPSSTNVESSAEGAPPPGPAPPPATSHPRVIRISHQSVEPVVMMHMNIQDSGTQPGGVPSAPTGPLGPPGHGQTLGQQVPGFPTAPTRVVIARPTPPQARPSHPGGPPVSGTLGAGLGTNASLAQMVSGLVGQLLMQPVLVAQGTPGMAPPPAPATASASAGTTNTATTAGPAPGGPAQPPPAPQPSTADLQFSQLLGNLLGPAGPGAGGPGVASPTITVAMPGVPAFLQGVTDFLQATQTAPPPPPPPPPPPPAPEQQTMPPPGSPSGGAGSPGGLGLESLSPEFFTSVVQGVLSSLLGSLGARAGSSESIAAFIQRLSGSSNIFEPGADGALGFFGALLSLLCQNFSMVDVVMLLHGHFQPLQRLQPQLRSFFHQHYLGGQEPTPSNIRMATHTLITGLEEYVRESFSLVQVQPGVDIIRTNLEFLQEQFNSIAAHVLHCTDSGFGARLLELCNQGLFECLALNLHCLGGQQMELAAVINGRIRRMSRGVNPSLVSWLTTMMGLRLQVVLEHMPVGPDAILRYVRRVGDPPQPLPEEPMEVQGAERASPEPQRENASPAPGTTAEEAMSRGPPPAPEGGSRDEQDGASAETEPWAAAVPPEWVPIIQQDIQSQRKVKPQPPLSDAYLSGMPAKRRKTMQGEGPQLLLSEAVSRAAKAAGARPLTSPESLSRDLEAPEVQESYRQQLRSDIQKRLQEDPNYSPQRFPNAQRAFADDP, from the exons ATGGAGCCTAGTGATAGTACCAGTACCGCTGTGGAGGAGCCTGACAGCTTGGAGGTGTTGGTGAAGACCCTGGACTCTCAAACTCGGACCTTTATTGTGGGGGCCCAG atgAATGTAAAAGAGTTTAAGGAGCACATTGCTGCCTCTGTCAGCATCCCATCTGAAAAACAACGGCTCATTTACCAGGGACGGGTTCTGCAAGATGATAAGAAGCTTCAGGAATACA ATGTTGGGGGAAAGGTTATCCACCTGGTGGAACGGGCTCCTCCTCAGACTCAGCTCCCTTCTGGGGCATCTTCTGGGACGGGGTCTGCCTCAGCCACTCATGGTGGGGGACCCCCGCCTGGTACTCGGGGGCCTGGGGCCTCTGTTCATGACCGGAATGCCAACAGCTATGTCATGGTTGGAACCTTCAATCTTCCT AGTGAGCCCCGGGTACGGCTGGTGATGGCTCAGCATATGATCAGGGATATACAGACCTTACTATCCCGGATGGAG TGTCGAGGAGGGCCCCAACCGCAGCACAGTCAGCCGCCCCCGCAGCCACCAGCTGTGACCCCGGAGCCAGTAGCCTTGAGCTCTCAAACATCAGAACCAGTTGAAAGTGAAACACCTCCCCGGGAGCCCATGGAGGCAGAAGAAGTGGAGGAGCGTGCCCCAGCCCAGAACCCGGAGCTCACTCCTGGCCCAGCCCCAGCGGGCCCAACACCTGCCGCGGAAACAAACGCACCCAA CCATCCTTCCCCTGCGGAGTATGTCGAGGTGCTCCAGGAGCTACAGCGGCTGGAGAGTCGCCTCCAGCCCTTCTTGCAGCGCTACTATGAGGTTCTGGGTGTTGCTGCTACCACGGACTACAATAACAAT CACGAGGGCCGGGAGGAGGATCAGCGGTTGATCAACTTGGTAGGGGAGAGCCTGCGACTGCTGGGCAACACCTTTGTGGCACTGTCTGACCTGCGCTGCAATCTGGCCTGCGCGCCCCCACGACACCTGCATGTGGTGCGGCCTATGTCTCACTACACCACCCCCATGGTGCTCCAGCAGGCGGCCATTCCCATACAG ATCAATGTGGGAACCACTGTGACCATGACAGGAAATGGGACTCGGCCCCCCCCAACTCCCAATGCAGAGGCACCTCCCCCTGGTCCTGGGCAGGCCTCATCCGTGGCTCCGTCTTCTACCAATGTCGAGTCCTCAGCTGAGGGGGCTCCCCCGCCAGGTCCAGCTCCCCCGCCAGCTACCAGCCACCCGAGGGTCATCCGGATTTCCCACCAGAGTGTGGAACCCGTGGTTATGATGCACATGAACATTCAAG ATTCTGGCACACAGCCTGGTGGTGTTCCGAGTGCTCCCACTGGCCCCCTGGGACCCCCTGGTCATGGCCAAACCCTGG GACAGCAGGTGCCAGGCTTCCCAACAGCTCCAACCCGGGTGGTGATTGCCCGGCCCACTCCTCCACAGGCTCGGCCTTCCCATCCTGGAGGGCCCCCAGTCTCTGGGACACTG GGCGCCGGTCTGGGTACCAATGCCTCGTTGGCCCAGATGGTGAGCGGCCTTGTGGGGCAGCTTCTTATGCAGCCAGTCCTTGTGG CTCAGGGGACCCCAGGTATGGCTCCACCGCCAGCCCCTGCCACTGCTTCCGCCAGTGCTGGCACCACCAACACAGCTACCACAGCTGGGCCTGCTCCTGGGGGGCCTGCCCAGCCTCCACCCGCCCCTCAACCCTCCACGGCTGATCTTCAGTTCTCTCAGCTTCTGGGGAACCTGCTTGGGCCTGCagggccaggggctggagggcctGGTGTGGCTTCTCCCACCATCACTGTGGCGATGCCTGGTGTCCCTGCCTTTCTCCAGGGTGTCACTGACTTCTTGCAG GCAACACAGACAGcccctccaccacccccacctcctccacccccaccacctgCCCCAGAGCAGCAGACCATGCCCCCACCAGGCTCCCCTTCTGGTGGTGCAGGGAGTCCTGGAGGCCTGGGTCTTGAGAGCCTGTCACCGGAGTTTTTTACCTCAGTGGTGCAGGGTGTGCTCAGCTCCCTGCTGGGCTCCTTGGGGGCTCGGGCTGGCAGCAGTGAAAGTATTGCTGCCTTCATACAACGCCTCAGTGGATCCAGCAACATCTTTGAGCCTGGAGCCGATGGGGCCCTTG GATTCTTTGGGGCCCTGCTCTCTCTTTTGTGCCAGAACTTCTCTATGGTGGATGTAGTGATGCTTCTTCATGGGCATTTCCAGCCACTACAACGGCTCCAGCCCCAACTGCGATCTTTCTTCCACCAGCACTACTTGGGTGGTCAGGAGCCCACACCCAGTAACATCCGG ATGGCAACCCACACATTGATCACAGGGCTAGAAGAGTATGTGCGGGAGAGTTTT TCCTTGGTGCAGGTTCAGCCAGGTGTGGACATCATCCGGACAAACCTGGAATTTCTCCAAGAGCAGTTTAATAGCATTGCTGCTCATGTGCTGCATTGCACAG ATAGTGGATTTGGGGCCCGGTTGCTGGAGTTGTGTAACCAAGGCCTGTTTGAATGCCTGGCCCTGAACCTGCACTGCTTGGGGGGACAGCAGATGGAGCTTGCTGCTGTTATCAATGGCCGAATT CGTCGTATGTCTCGTGGGGTGAATCCCTCCTTGGTGAGCTGGCTGACCACTATGATGGGACTGAGGCTTCAGGTGGTACTGGagcacatgcctgtaggcccCGATGCCATTCTCAGATACGTTCGCAGGGTTGGTGATCCCCCCCAG CCACTTCCTGAGGAGCCAATGGAAGTTCAGGGAGCAGAAAGAGCTTCCCCTGAGCCTCAG CGGGAGAAtgcttccccagcccctggaacAACAGCAGAAGAGGCCATGTCCCGAGGTCCACCTCCTGCTCCTGAGGGGGGCTCCCGGGATGAACAGGATGGAGCTTCAGCTGAGACAGAACCTTGGGCAGCTGCAGTCCCCCCA GAATGGGTCCCTATTATCCAGCAGGACATTCAGAGCCAGCGGAAGGTGAAACCACAGCCCCCTCTGAGTGATGCCTACCTCAGTGGTATGCCTGCCAAGAGACGCAAG ACGATGCAGGGTGAGGGCCCCCAGCTGCTTCTCTCAGAGGCTGTGAGCCGGGCAGCTAAGGCAGCCGGAGCTCGGCCCCTGACGAGCCCCGAGAGCCTGAGCCGGGACCTGGAGGCACCAGAGGTTCAGGAGAGCTACAGGCAGCAG ctCCGGTCTGATATACAAAAACGGCTGCAGGAAGACCCCAACTACAGTCCCCAGCGCTTCCCCAATGCCCAGCGGGCCTTTGCTGATGATCCTTAG
- the BAG6 gene encoding large proline-rich protein BAG6 isoform X15 gives MEPSDSTSTAVEEPDSLEVLVKTLDSQTRTFIVGAQMNVKEFKEHIAASVSIPSEKQRLIYQGRVLQDDKKLQEYNVGGKVIHLVERAPPQTQLPSGASSGTGSASATHGGGPPPGTRGPGASVHDRNANSYVMVGTFNLPSEPRVRLVMAQHMIRDIQTLLSRMECRGGPQPQHSQPPPQPPAVTPEPVALSSQTSEPVESETPPREPMEAEEVEERAPAQNPELTPGPAPAGPTPAAETNAPNHPSPAEYVEVLQELQRLESRLQPFLQRYYEVLGVAATTDYNNNHEGREEDQRLINLVGESLRLLGNTFVALSDLRCNLACAPPRHLHVVRPMSHYTTPMVLQQAAIPIQINVGTTVTMTGNGTRPPPTPNAEAPPPGPGQASSVAPSSTNVESSAEGAPPPGPAPPPATSHPRVIRISHQSVEPVVMMHMNIQDSGTQPGGVPSAPTGPLGPPGHGQTLGSTLIQLPSLPPEFMHAVAHQITHQAMVAAVASAAAGQQVPGFPTAPTRVVIARPTPPQARPSHPGGPPVSGTLGAGLGTNASLAQMVSGLVGQLLMQPVLVAQGTPGMAPPPAPATASASAGTTNTATTAGPAPGGPAQPPPAPQPSTADLQFSQLLGNLLGPAGPGAGGPGVASPTITVAMPGVPAFLQGVTDFLQATQTAPPPPPPPPPPPPAPEQQTMPPPGSPSGGAGSPGGLGLESLSPEFFTSVVQGVLSSLLGSLGARAGSSESIAAFIQRLSGSSNIFEPGADGALGFFGALLSLLCQNFSMVDVVMLLHGHFQPLQRLQPQLRSFFHQHYLGGQEPTPSNIRMATHTLITGLEEYVRESFSLVQVQPGVDIIRTNLEFLQEQFNSIAAHVLHCTDSGFGARLLELCNQGLFECLALNLHCLGGQQMELAAVINGRIRRMSRGVNPSLVSWLTTMMGLRLQVVLEHMPVGPDAILRYVRRVGDPPQPLPEEPMEVQGAERASPEPQRENASPAPGTTAEEAMSRGPPPAPEGGSRDEQDGASAETEPWAAAVPPEWVPIIQQDIQSQRKVKPQPPLSDAYLSGMPAKRRKLRSDIQKRLQEDPNYSPQRFPNAQRAFADDP, from the exons ATGGAGCCTAGTGATAGTACCAGTACCGCTGTGGAGGAGCCTGACAGCTTGGAGGTGTTGGTGAAGACCCTGGACTCTCAAACTCGGACCTTTATTGTGGGGGCCCAG atgAATGTAAAAGAGTTTAAGGAGCACATTGCTGCCTCTGTCAGCATCCCATCTGAAAAACAACGGCTCATTTACCAGGGACGGGTTCTGCAAGATGATAAGAAGCTTCAGGAATACA ATGTTGGGGGAAAGGTTATCCACCTGGTGGAACGGGCTCCTCCTCAGACTCAGCTCCCTTCTGGGGCATCTTCTGGGACGGGGTCTGCCTCAGCCACTCATGGTGGGGGACCCCCGCCTGGTACTCGGGGGCCTGGGGCCTCTGTTCATGACCGGAATGCCAACAGCTATGTCATGGTTGGAACCTTCAATCTTCCT AGTGAGCCCCGGGTACGGCTGGTGATGGCTCAGCATATGATCAGGGATATACAGACCTTACTATCCCGGATGGAG TGTCGAGGAGGGCCCCAACCGCAGCACAGTCAGCCGCCCCCGCAGCCACCAGCTGTGACCCCGGAGCCAGTAGCCTTGAGCTCTCAAACATCAGAACCAGTTGAAAGTGAAACACCTCCCCGGGAGCCCATGGAGGCAGAAGAAGTGGAGGAGCGTGCCCCAGCCCAGAACCCGGAGCTCACTCCTGGCCCAGCCCCAGCGGGCCCAACACCTGCCGCGGAAACAAACGCACCCAA CCATCCTTCCCCTGCGGAGTATGTCGAGGTGCTCCAGGAGCTACAGCGGCTGGAGAGTCGCCTCCAGCCCTTCTTGCAGCGCTACTATGAGGTTCTGGGTGTTGCTGCTACCACGGACTACAATAACAAT CACGAGGGCCGGGAGGAGGATCAGCGGTTGATCAACTTGGTAGGGGAGAGCCTGCGACTGCTGGGCAACACCTTTGTGGCACTGTCTGACCTGCGCTGCAATCTGGCCTGCGCGCCCCCACGACACCTGCATGTGGTGCGGCCTATGTCTCACTACACCACCCCCATGGTGCTCCAGCAGGCGGCCATTCCCATACAG ATCAATGTGGGAACCACTGTGACCATGACAGGAAATGGGACTCGGCCCCCCCCAACTCCCAATGCAGAGGCACCTCCCCCTGGTCCTGGGCAGGCCTCATCCGTGGCTCCGTCTTCTACCAATGTCGAGTCCTCAGCTGAGGGGGCTCCCCCGCCAGGTCCAGCTCCCCCGCCAGCTACCAGCCACCCGAGGGTCATCCGGATTTCCCACCAGAGTGTGGAACCCGTGGTTATGATGCACATGAACATTCAAG ATTCTGGCACACAGCCTGGTGGTGTTCCGAGTGCTCCCACTGGCCCCCTGGGACCCCCTGGTCATGGCCAAACCCTGG GCTCCACCCTCATCCAGCTGCCCTCCCTGCCCCCTGAGTTCATGCACGCCGTCGCCCACCAGATCACTCATCAGGCCATGGTGGCAGCTGTTGCCTCCGCGGCCGCAG GACAGCAGGTGCCAGGCTTCCCAACAGCTCCAACCCGGGTGGTGATTGCCCGGCCCACTCCTCCACAGGCTCGGCCTTCCCATCCTGGAGGGCCCCCAGTCTCTGGGACACTG GGCGCCGGTCTGGGTACCAATGCCTCGTTGGCCCAGATGGTGAGCGGCCTTGTGGGGCAGCTTCTTATGCAGCCAGTCCTTGTGG CTCAGGGGACCCCAGGTATGGCTCCACCGCCAGCCCCTGCCACTGCTTCCGCCAGTGCTGGCACCACCAACACAGCTACCACAGCTGGGCCTGCTCCTGGGGGGCCTGCCCAGCCTCCACCCGCCCCTCAACCCTCCACGGCTGATCTTCAGTTCTCTCAGCTTCTGGGGAACCTGCTTGGGCCTGCagggccaggggctggagggcctGGTGTGGCTTCTCCCACCATCACTGTGGCGATGCCTGGTGTCCCTGCCTTTCTCCAGGGTGTCACTGACTTCTTGCAG GCAACACAGACAGcccctccaccacccccacctcctccacccccaccacctgCCCCAGAGCAGCAGACCATGCCCCCACCAGGCTCCCCTTCTGGTGGTGCAGGGAGTCCTGGAGGCCTGGGTCTTGAGAGCCTGTCACCGGAGTTTTTTACCTCAGTGGTGCAGGGTGTGCTCAGCTCCCTGCTGGGCTCCTTGGGGGCTCGGGCTGGCAGCAGTGAAAGTATTGCTGCCTTCATACAACGCCTCAGTGGATCCAGCAACATCTTTGAGCCTGGAGCCGATGGGGCCCTTG GATTCTTTGGGGCCCTGCTCTCTCTTTTGTGCCAGAACTTCTCTATGGTGGATGTAGTGATGCTTCTTCATGGGCATTTCCAGCCACTACAACGGCTCCAGCCCCAACTGCGATCTTTCTTCCACCAGCACTACTTGGGTGGTCAGGAGCCCACACCCAGTAACATCCGG ATGGCAACCCACACATTGATCACAGGGCTAGAAGAGTATGTGCGGGAGAGTTTT TCCTTGGTGCAGGTTCAGCCAGGTGTGGACATCATCCGGACAAACCTGGAATTTCTCCAAGAGCAGTTTAATAGCATTGCTGCTCATGTGCTGCATTGCACAG ATAGTGGATTTGGGGCCCGGTTGCTGGAGTTGTGTAACCAAGGCCTGTTTGAATGCCTGGCCCTGAACCTGCACTGCTTGGGGGGACAGCAGATGGAGCTTGCTGCTGTTATCAATGGCCGAATT CGTCGTATGTCTCGTGGGGTGAATCCCTCCTTGGTGAGCTGGCTGACCACTATGATGGGACTGAGGCTTCAGGTGGTACTGGagcacatgcctgtaggcccCGATGCCATTCTCAGATACGTTCGCAGGGTTGGTGATCCCCCCCAG CCACTTCCTGAGGAGCCAATGGAAGTTCAGGGAGCAGAAAGAGCTTCCCCTGAGCCTCAG CGGGAGAAtgcttccccagcccctggaacAACAGCAGAAGAGGCCATGTCCCGAGGTCCACCTCCTGCTCCTGAGGGGGGCTCCCGGGATGAACAGGATGGAGCTTCAGCTGAGACAGAACCTTGGGCAGCTGCAGTCCCCCCA GAATGGGTCCCTATTATCCAGCAGGACATTCAGAGCCAGCGGAAGGTGAAACCACAGCCCCCTCTGAGTGATGCCTACCTCAGTGGTATGCCTGCCAAGAGACGCAAG ctCCGGTCTGATATACAAAAACGGCTGCAGGAAGACCCCAACTACAGTCCCCAGCGCTTCCCCAATGCCCAGCGGGCCTTTGCTGATGATCCTTAG
- the BAG6 gene encoding large proline-rich protein BAG6 isoform X8 yields MEPSDSTSTAVEEPDSLEVLVKTLDSQTRTFIVGAQMNVKEFKEHIAASVSIPSEKQRLIYQGRVLQDDKKLQEYNVGGKVIHLVERAPPQTQLPSGASSGTGSASATHGGGPPPGTRGPGASVHDRNANSYVMVGTFNLPSDGSAVDVHINMEQAPIQSEPRVRLVMAQHMIRDIQTLLSRMECRGGPQPQHSQPPPQPPAVTPEPVALSSQTSEPVESETPPREPMEAEEVEERAPAQNPELTPGPAPAGPTPAAETNAPNHPSPAEYVEVLQELQRLESRLQPFLQRYYEVLGVAATTDYNNNHEGREEDQRLINLVGESLRLLGNTFVALSDLRCNLACAPPRHLHVVRPMSHYTTPMVLQQAAIPIQINVGTTVTMTGNGTRPPPTPNAEAPPPGPGQASSVAPSSTNVESSAEGAPPPGPAPPPATSHPRVIRISHQSVEPVVMMHMNIQDSGTQPGGVPSAPTGPLGPPGHGQTLGQQVPGFPTAPTRVVIARPTPPQARPSHPGGPPVSGTLGAGLGTNASLAQMVSGLVGQLLMQPVLVAQGTPGMAPPPAPATASASAGTTNTATTAGPAPGGPAQPPPAPQPSTADLQFSQLLGNLLGPAGPGAGGPGVASPTITVAMPGVPAFLQGVTDFLQATQTAPPPPPPPPPPPPAPEQQTMPPPGSPSGGAGSPGGLGLESLSPEFFTSVVQGVLSSLLGSLGARAGSSESIAAFIQRLSGSSNIFEPGADGALGFFGALLSLLCQNFSMVDVVMLLHGHFQPLQRLQPQLRSFFHQHYLGGQEPTPSNIRMATHTLITGLEEYVRESFSLVQVQPGVDIIRTNLEFLQEQFNSIAAHVLHCTDSGFGARLLELCNQGLFECLALNLHCLGGQQMELAAVINGRIRRMSRGVNPSLVSWLTTMMGLRLQVVLEHMPVGPDAILRYVRRVGDPPQPLPEEPMEVQGAERASPEPQRENASPAPGTTAEEAMSRGPPPAPEGGSRDEQDGASAETEPWAAAVPPEWVPIIQQDIQSQRKVKPQPPLSDAYLSGMPAKRRKTMQGEGPQLLLSEAVSRAAKAAGARPLTSPESLSRDLEAPEVQESYRQQLRSDIQKRLQEDPNYSPQRFPNAQRAFADDP; encoded by the exons ATGGAGCCTAGTGATAGTACCAGTACCGCTGTGGAGGAGCCTGACAGCTTGGAGGTGTTGGTGAAGACCCTGGACTCTCAAACTCGGACCTTTATTGTGGGGGCCCAG atgAATGTAAAAGAGTTTAAGGAGCACATTGCTGCCTCTGTCAGCATCCCATCTGAAAAACAACGGCTCATTTACCAGGGACGGGTTCTGCAAGATGATAAGAAGCTTCAGGAATACA ATGTTGGGGGAAAGGTTATCCACCTGGTGGAACGGGCTCCTCCTCAGACTCAGCTCCCTTCTGGGGCATCTTCTGGGACGGGGTCTGCCTCAGCCACTCATGGTGGGGGACCCCCGCCTGGTACTCGGGGGCCTGGGGCCTCTGTTCATGACCGGAATGCCAACAGCTATGTCATGGTTGGAACCTTCAATCTTCCT AGTGACGGCTCTGCTGTGGATGTTCACATCAACATGGAACAGGCCCCGATTCAG AGTGAGCCCCGGGTACGGCTGGTGATGGCTCAGCATATGATCAGGGATATACAGACCTTACTATCCCGGATGGAG TGTCGAGGAGGGCCCCAACCGCAGCACAGTCAGCCGCCCCCGCAGCCACCAGCTGTGACCCCGGAGCCAGTAGCCTTGAGCTCTCAAACATCAGAACCAGTTGAAAGTGAAACACCTCCCCGGGAGCCCATGGAGGCAGAAGAAGTGGAGGAGCGTGCCCCAGCCCAGAACCCGGAGCTCACTCCTGGCCCAGCCCCAGCGGGCCCAACACCTGCCGCGGAAACAAACGCACCCAA CCATCCTTCCCCTGCGGAGTATGTCGAGGTGCTCCAGGAGCTACAGCGGCTGGAGAGTCGCCTCCAGCCCTTCTTGCAGCGCTACTATGAGGTTCTGGGTGTTGCTGCTACCACGGACTACAATAACAAT CACGAGGGCCGGGAGGAGGATCAGCGGTTGATCAACTTGGTAGGGGAGAGCCTGCGACTGCTGGGCAACACCTTTGTGGCACTGTCTGACCTGCGCTGCAATCTGGCCTGCGCGCCCCCACGACACCTGCATGTGGTGCGGCCTATGTCTCACTACACCACCCCCATGGTGCTCCAGCAGGCGGCCATTCCCATACAG ATCAATGTGGGAACCACTGTGACCATGACAGGAAATGGGACTCGGCCCCCCCCAACTCCCAATGCAGAGGCACCTCCCCCTGGTCCTGGGCAGGCCTCATCCGTGGCTCCGTCTTCTACCAATGTCGAGTCCTCAGCTGAGGGGGCTCCCCCGCCAGGTCCAGCTCCCCCGCCAGCTACCAGCCACCCGAGGGTCATCCGGATTTCCCACCAGAGTGTGGAACCCGTGGTTATGATGCACATGAACATTCAAG ATTCTGGCACACAGCCTGGTGGTGTTCCGAGTGCTCCCACTGGCCCCCTGGGACCCCCTGGTCATGGCCAAACCCTGG GACAGCAGGTGCCAGGCTTCCCAACAGCTCCAACCCGGGTGGTGATTGCCCGGCCCACTCCTCCACAGGCTCGGCCTTCCCATCCTGGAGGGCCCCCAGTCTCTGGGACACTG GGCGCCGGTCTGGGTACCAATGCCTCGTTGGCCCAGATGGTGAGCGGCCTTGTGGGGCAGCTTCTTATGCAGCCAGTCCTTGTGG CTCAGGGGACCCCAGGTATGGCTCCACCGCCAGCCCCTGCCACTGCTTCCGCCAGTGCTGGCACCACCAACACAGCTACCACAGCTGGGCCTGCTCCTGGGGGGCCTGCCCAGCCTCCACCCGCCCCTCAACCCTCCACGGCTGATCTTCAGTTCTCTCAGCTTCTGGGGAACCTGCTTGGGCCTGCagggccaggggctggagggcctGGTGTGGCTTCTCCCACCATCACTGTGGCGATGCCTGGTGTCCCTGCCTTTCTCCAGGGTGTCACTGACTTCTTGCAG GCAACACAGACAGcccctccaccacccccacctcctccacccccaccacctgCCCCAGAGCAGCAGACCATGCCCCCACCAGGCTCCCCTTCTGGTGGTGCAGGGAGTCCTGGAGGCCTGGGTCTTGAGAGCCTGTCACCGGAGTTTTTTACCTCAGTGGTGCAGGGTGTGCTCAGCTCCCTGCTGGGCTCCTTGGGGGCTCGGGCTGGCAGCAGTGAAAGTATTGCTGCCTTCATACAACGCCTCAGTGGATCCAGCAACATCTTTGAGCCTGGAGCCGATGGGGCCCTTG GATTCTTTGGGGCCCTGCTCTCTCTTTTGTGCCAGAACTTCTCTATGGTGGATGTAGTGATGCTTCTTCATGGGCATTTCCAGCCACTACAACGGCTCCAGCCCCAACTGCGATCTTTCTTCCACCAGCACTACTTGGGTGGTCAGGAGCCCACACCCAGTAACATCCGG ATGGCAACCCACACATTGATCACAGGGCTAGAAGAGTATGTGCGGGAGAGTTTT TCCTTGGTGCAGGTTCAGCCAGGTGTGGACATCATCCGGACAAACCTGGAATTTCTCCAAGAGCAGTTTAATAGCATTGCTGCTCATGTGCTGCATTGCACAG ATAGTGGATTTGGGGCCCGGTTGCTGGAGTTGTGTAACCAAGGCCTGTTTGAATGCCTGGCCCTGAACCTGCACTGCTTGGGGGGACAGCAGATGGAGCTTGCTGCTGTTATCAATGGCCGAATT CGTCGTATGTCTCGTGGGGTGAATCCCTCCTTGGTGAGCTGGCTGACCACTATGATGGGACTGAGGCTTCAGGTGGTACTGGagcacatgcctgtaggcccCGATGCCATTCTCAGATACGTTCGCAGGGTTGGTGATCCCCCCCAG CCACTTCCTGAGGAGCCAATGGAAGTTCAGGGAGCAGAAAGAGCTTCCCCTGAGCCTCAG CGGGAGAAtgcttccccagcccctggaacAACAGCAGAAGAGGCCATGTCCCGAGGTCCACCTCCTGCTCCTGAGGGGGGCTCCCGGGATGAACAGGATGGAGCTTCAGCTGAGACAGAACCTTGGGCAGCTGCAGTCCCCCCA GAATGGGTCCCTATTATCCAGCAGGACATTCAGAGCCAGCGGAAGGTGAAACCACAGCCCCCTCTGAGTGATGCCTACCTCAGTGGTATGCCTGCCAAGAGACGCAAG ACGATGCAGGGTGAGGGCCCCCAGCTGCTTCTCTCAGAGGCTGTGAGCCGGGCAGCTAAGGCAGCCGGAGCTCGGCCCCTGACGAGCCCCGAGAGCCTGAGCCGGGACCTGGAGGCACCAGAGGTTCAGGAGAGCTACAGGCAGCAG ctCCGGTCTGATATACAAAAACGGCTGCAGGAAGACCCCAACTACAGTCCCCAGCGCTTCCCCAATGCCCAGCGGGCCTTTGCTGATGATCCTTAG